The Eleginops maclovinus isolate JMC-PN-2008 ecotype Puerto Natales chromosome 6, JC_Emac_rtc_rv5, whole genome shotgun sequence DNA segment GCATGGAATGTGTGTCGATGAAAGGAGTGATGTAGTAGGTGCTAACTCTCGATGAGCCACTTTGGCGGGCCTTCTCTGGCTCTGGTATCTCCTGAATGGGTTCAGTGACGCGTTCAGAGGAGCATGGATCATCTTTAGCAGCAGTGTTACGGCAATTCCTCTCGCTGATCTGGGCGGGGTTGGGCAGGCGTTCTAGCGGCATGCTGATTGGACGAGACACATATCGGGTGCGCTGGGTGCGGAGCTGGACCTTTGGTGGGGCAGCGGTGGTGGAGGGTGAGGTGGAGCTAGGGCGGCCAAACACTAAGGTGGACCTCTGCATATCCCCTTCAGCGGAGGTCTGGAGCCCGTTGAGTCTGTCCGAGACCAAGTCCTCCGTTCTGTCTGTTCCTGGCTGCACCTCCTGAATCTCATTCACGATGTGTGAGGAGGGGATCACTGACGAGTGTCTCTTGTACACTTTGGCACTctggagaaacaaaaacaattagaTTAGAATCTTTTAACCAGACTTTAATCCATTTTTAATTAAGGTACCCTAGctttaataatgtaaatgcacattattacatatattatatcatataatatttaaaaatatctttaaacaAGTCTTGCGGGACGCAGGATAACTAAGTGGTAAGAGCTGGCGGCTCAATTGCAATGTCCGCTGCCACACACACGGGTTCGAGCCCGAACGAGTTTTAGGCAATGTCCTccctctatctccccctttGAACTGTTCAACTGTATTAAAAGGCACTCTCTGGCCCAAAAAAATATCTTctaaaaaaaggtaaatcaatcaaataagtCTTCCAATGATTCAGCCTTCCCAAACTAGATGCAGCAGAATcgtattgtctttttttattcacgGAATTCTACTTTTTTTCCAAACCTGGTGCCTACTACAGCTGCACTGGTTAGGTAACTGCTTACAATTTATTGTAACTTTTATAAACCCATGgaagaacatgtatttatagCCCCTGAAATATGgagtttttctgcttttcttttctttgactCGTCTGTTGATCGTTGTTTCGAATGCAGCCTTGAGGTATTAGCCTCTAACAGAGGTATGGTCAGCTCACTTCTTTCTAACTCTAACCTCCAGAgtttttctcttcatttcaAACATGAAGTCTTATCAGACCTCACACAAAAGCCTTCACACAACTTtatattgaaacatttttcCACTTAACTGCTCGTACTGTTAAGACATTCTCTAATATATGATATGAGAGCAGCATTAGTCAGAGCCTTAAATCCCTCCTCACCTCTTTGATATCCATCAGGGAGGTGGAGTGTCTGCTGAGCCGCTGCACCTTCTCTTGGGGGGTGAGTCTAGGGGAGGCCTGGCCGGATGTGATGTCAGAGCCGGGCAGAAGCGACACGTCAAACACCGTGTGGAAGTGGCGCACCAGCAGCTCCACCATCAGGGCCTGGTAGGGGTAATCCACCAGCGAGGACAGGGACACCTCAGCATCTGTCTGCCGGGGCTTGATCAGCGTGGGGCCGTAGATTATACCCAGGTTACTCGCCGTCATCTTGTTCTCCTCCGCCTGCTCCGTCACTCTGTGGGAGTAAGGGGGTGATGACATTTATCAAAGACATTCTTCTggtattttttaagtattttgtcTTGGTTGTAAGTACAGACTTCGTGTCAGATTCAAAGCTAGACTGACATTCTGCAGatcaatatttttgtaaaactttAAACCTGGCAAGATGGGAGTAAAGGTTTCACTACACAAGCTTCAGTGACAACAGTCTAAATAAAACCTGCCTCGAAAGCTTCCAACCAGAGCCCGTTTCTGACATGTGATTATTTGTAAGTGTCTGCAATTAcgcctttatttaaatgtaaaggaCCTAAGACCAGAATAGTCATTCTAAAAATATTGCTGCTGGAACCAGATCTCAAAACTGTGAATAGATCTCTGAATAGAGCATGTTTATTACGTGTGTTTGTCGTACTTCCTCTATGCTATAGGGAAGTCTCTATTTCCCGTTGTGTCTTATGAGGAAGTTTGTgtacagacaaacagaaatccTTACAATGAgctagcatgtgtgtgttaacagCCCTTACTTGTGTAGGTGAGCTACAAGGAAGCGCAGAGTCCTGTAGTTGGCTGTAGGCAGCTGGCGGAGAAGGTCTCTGATCTTGAAAAGGACTCTGTTGAGCTGGATGCTGgccccccccttctctcctgTCGGAGGTTTATCTACCTCATCCACAATCACTCTCTGGCACTCTTTGGCCAAGCCGATAATGTCGTTGTAGTATCGATACAGGATCAGAGGCTCTGGCAGCTGTACAACGAAGGGAAACAGTGATGTGTTTAAGAAATGTTAACTGCTAGTGTATGAATAcctaataacatttttatttaaaacaattacaaacaaAAGAGTAAAAAGCTCACAAACTACATCTACAGTTCTCAGCATCTCCAATCAcctgccttttttaaataactcatTTATCACTAAAGTTACCCATTATTTACGGTATATTATTAACTTTCTGAGACCATTTTTAGACCCACCTGTCTCAGGTAGAGTTTGAGGACGTTGCCGATATCGTGAGGAGAGAGGTCAGACAGCTCCACCAAGTCCTTCCCGTTTTCAAACGCCTGACAAAGCTTCTCTACACGTGATTTGGCTCCATTCACACGATAAATCccctgtgaaaaaaaaaacaggaaaaggaTTGGTAACATTTTACTAtgatcatcattttaaatgaatgatatCTGCGATGTGTGTGGCTTGAAAACTCTATCATCCAAGATAAAAAGATGAGCAATttcactgtgaaaaaaaacctcagTTTACCTTGATGTTGAGGGCTCGACTCTCAATCTCAGACGTGCACTTCTTGATGATGAAAGGGATGCCATCTGGGCTGTTCTTCGCTGCTTGTGTAAAGTCGATACCAAACAGCTGAAGTCTGCCTTGCAGCTTTTTATGGCCACACTGGATAGCAAGCGTTTCTAGACATTTCTTATGGCAGGCGAGGGAGCACTGAGGGAAAAGAAGAGTTCAATTTAGTTATATGGAGTGGCCAATTGATTCACCCTTAGATTAAACAAATTCCtacaaattaaaaagtattttccaTGTCCTGTTAATGGATTCTGCATACACACAGCGCCATGAGCATTTTAACAGCTTAAGAAAGACTATATGTACTGTACCTCCTCACACTCCGCTCCATGGAAAACCACCAGGCTGTCACACTCCCTGCACTTAGATGGAGCTCGTAGTTTTCTCAGCTTATGGGTTTGAGAGGCTTTGGACATCTGAGCATTTCTGAAGGGACCCGGAGAACTGGCTGTCTCCGTCACCATCTCTGCCAGACCTGAAAATCAGAACCAAAGATGAGGAAACATGCTGGTGGCTTCCAGTTCCTGTTAGTTTGAAGGCAAAACAACTGAAACTCTGTGAGGGCAACTAAGAAGCCTTTGTTCACGTCacctcatttattttaatttggattAGTTCACATTTACTAATCTCAGACCCCAAATCAGAAAATGAGTATAGAAATAAGCCAGAACAAAAGATTAACTTAAGATATGAAAACAGAATAGGGTTGGGCACCTCAACTCCTTGTCATATGCCTTTAGGAACTATTATATCATGTGAGGATGTCatatgatatttgttttttatgcacACAAGTACAGGTCAGTCCACAAAAAACGATTAAAAAATAAGGTCAAATAGGAGAGCTACTTCGCAGCTTCGATTCTCAATGAGAAAATAGACATGCACACCGACTCAGAGAGCTCCTCACGATATAAAGGAAGTGTGAGCTGAGGTCATGTGGCCAAACTAACATGACCCCAATCTGTGTAGCTCCGTCAAGTGTAAAAGCATTTTAGCCGAGCGAAACCCCCTCAGTTTGTCTTTGTATCTGCCATAGCTTCcctgacacacaacacactgcctGCGCTACCTGCCTAGAATTGGTATATGTACAAGTGTGCGTCTGCCCGGGGGAAAAGGGGTCACGCGCCTTACCGTTGTCTGAAGGCGACGGTTGCTCCCTCTCATCCAGGTCATCCGCAGAAGACATGGTGCCGGTGGAGGGAGTCCTCGGCAGCCGTCTTTTGAAGTCACCTGACAGTACATACACAGGTCATGAATTTTTGTGCATAAAAATATTGAGAGACCAATTTAAAAGCACCGTTTTATAACAGGACAATATCCCGCTGCAGTACAGAGAACAGAGAAGCTATTGTTCTGCTACGTGTGTTCATGCGGGGTTTTATATAACAAAGCTTAGCACGGTGTGGCGAACAGTTTCAGCTGTAGAGGGAAGTGCACTTAGAGATGAGTAGTGAGTGTGTCTGTTGTACAAAGAGGAAGTTACACTAAAACAATTAGAAttagaataaatacataacatgCAGATACTTTTACCCCTGTTGTGATTTCGATATAAAAATATCAGGctattttcagtttgattttTATTCCTGTCTTTATCATCTTTAATAGTTTGGGTGTTTTTCCAAATTGATTTCTTGATCTCATCGACTCAAATGATTCCTAACTTTGTcgcatgtatttatttaatagcaTTTCACAAATTCACCTCACCCTGGAACATGAAATCCTCTTACCTGGACTGGCGGTTGGGGAGTCCATGGACCTGGACTCACTGCTGCCTCCCGCACTCTCCGAGTCGCTGCACATCCCGCCCTGGCTGCCCTGAGTACCGGAGGCCCAGGCTCTCAGTGTGGCCTGGCTTCTCAGCGCTGCAAGGAAACATAAAGACcaccagtcacacacacaacggaataagagaagaaaaaaatccagctCAAAAGCAGCTTCCCGTTAACGGATATTCTTAGCATTGGTTTTGGTTATTTCTAGGCAGGTCACACGTATATTCTGGACTTATGACGCGTAAGCTGCACACAACGGTTTTGATTAAGTCCTGAGAACATTTCCATGACTCAGAACCCAGGGCCAGACCCTGAAAGTAGTTAGTCTGACCCACAAAAACACCTGCGAGCTTCAGCAACAGTCATTTGGGGGTTTGGGAATCAGCCACGATGCAAAATACtatatacagctgcggaaataattaagagaccacttcagcatcatcagtttctcttgttttattatttatagatatgtctttgagttaaatgtatttctattttattttattgtattctctaaactactgacaacatttctcttagttggaattcaacagacactggactggctgccttACTTGTAGAGACAAAGATTTAAGACAggtttggagtggtctcttcattttttccggagctgtatattcaGGTATCAAATATGATCTTCTCTTAAATTCTGCAGTTATTCACAGCAACGCTTAAATTCATAGTGTTCCGTTGAGTTGAAATCAGTATTTTCTAAATGAAGGAGTACCTTGTATGTCGGTGCTGCTGTTGGACCTCCCCTCGCTGATCTTTGCAGAGCGGTTAAGGGCACAGTCCGCCTCGTCTCcgctcagcacatcaccagagTAGATGGATGCCTGCGACAGGTTGCCATGGGAGGAATGAGAGCTGCCCACAGACCTTTTGTTGAACACAAACCTGGGGAAATAAAGTCAGAATCAAAGGTTACGTGATGAAGATTTATATTGTTCCAAAGTTGCTCGAATTTGATTTATTaccgtgtgtttgtgtggggaACTGACATGCGACTAAACTTTTACTTCTCAAGGCACTGAGACTTTTGGATTTCAGTTTCTGGCAGATAATCTGTTTTGCTACCACCCACCCCCAAGACTACAAGCAGCACAGTTGGAGCAGTGTTTTGAATAAGCAAGCATTTACTGACATTATGTTACCCCTTCACAACACACATGTAGCACCTTTGCTCTATTAAGTGAGCCAATTCATTTCATTGGAAGAACATTAGCCCTTTTCTGTCTATTACAGGCTAACCTAAGCTGTTCTAGAAACCCCCCCCAGATCTTTTGTAATTCCATAGTTGCTAACAGATGTTAATAAAAGCCATGAAGTCAAAAAAgctctattttatttgttggacGCCACTTCAAAGAGTTTTATGAAATGCAAATTGTGCCTAAGGCATAACtaagagtgaaagagaggatTAGGAACAGAAACTGAAATAAGCCCAGCTGTAGACCATTGCAACATATAATGTCACATGAAACACGTCAGTGGCTGCACAATAATGGAAGCACTAAAGCATTAAATTCCCTTTTTAATCCACAAAGTGTTTTTACAGCAGTGTCAACACTTGTGATTCACACTTAACtgtacaaaatacaataaaatcatCAATCTCACCGTTAACTTAGCACTGAGAAAGTGAAGCCTTGCTTGTTTTTCTTAGTGGTaatgagtatgtgtgtgtatgggaaGCAGATTCTGACACTGCTTTTACAATCTAAGTCTTAGGGACAACCGAGAGCCAAACTCTCACGCTCACAATCTCCCCCGCTGCATTCAGCCTGCGCCACAGATATTTCCTGAGGAAGGGCAACAAATTCAACACGCATTCTGTCTCTCcttgactctctctctctcgcttccTCCCACTCTGACTCACTGTTACCTTTGCTGAAAgaagagattttaaaaagagtAACATGAAGATGTTTTGAAACACTCTCCTCTAGGaattaatgtttaataaaaaaaagaacctGAAACTATGACAGTGACTTTTTCACATTATGGCCTCATGTGCAACAAGCTGACATGTCAtatcaagattcaagaagctttatttatcccgagggaaattgaggaagagcagagaggcagccaggtacccggcgccaagggagcagatagaggacacctcggcagtggcctaggaggagaactggcacctctccagctaccagctcactccatattttttttggtccgatcgggacgtgaaccggcgacccttcggtcccaagaccaagtgcctactgactgagccactgccgccctaCCTATCAAAATTGAGTTTAGCATAGCTTGAATACTGAGATCTTTTCCCAGAATGTTACAGTAAATCCACAGTTCGTGGTACCTGGCATTGTCGGAGGAGGTAGAGTCTGAGTGCAGACGCTCTTTAGGCAGGTTTTTGGGCAGGTTCCGGACAAACTCAGCATAGCACTCGCCCGGTTCGTACAACTTGGTGCTCTCACTCAGAGCCTGGTAGTGTGCAGGGAGTGACACAGTCTGCGCCTGCTGCATCTGAAACCAGTTCACCGTCACCTGAAGAGAGATGGATTAGTTTgatgaatgggtgaatgactcattgaattaatgaataaaacaaaagggaaatgaACACTTAAGTGATTAGAAGTAGATACAAagatacacatttattttattaactgtaGCTTATGTTACTTCAATTTAATATAAACAATGCTTGACAGATTTCTAAAACCTGTTTTCACTATTAGtaatatttacagtacatgtcTAATGGGTGGGTATGTGATTATATAAGAttggaatgtgttttttttgcccaTAAATGCCTTCAATCTAGCTTATCCATGCACATGTTTAGCTGGAGGTTCTCTGCaatcttaaaaataaacataaaagaaatattTTGGCCCCAAAAGCTGCCAAACACAAGAAGAAGTAGCATTTAAGGCTGTAGACAAACATATACagtttacatgtatttacatttgttgtgGAAGACTATGAGAAATGCTTGTTTCTCTACATATTCTAATTTGCTTTCAAACATGgattaagtgtttttgtttttcaaataaatagaaatgtgtgtcttgtgtttaaACTTTGCTTTAAGGGCAAGTCATTTGTTCTCAATTCATGATGCATTGTACCTGTAAGATATGAATATAACAACTACATGTTATTGGACAGTTAACTTCTGACTCTCAGTACATCAGCTTGTTAGCTGGCTGCTAATCACGTAGTGTCCACTCACAGCTTTGAGTGTGAGGTCACACTGGAACACCGTCTCTCGGATTTGTGTGAGGATGGTGCTCTTGGCGTTGGCCAGATCCATCTTCCTGACGCCTGCGTCAGCCATGCAGCTCTGGTACTGATCCTGGGCCTCCTCCGCCTGATCACAGTGGATACAGAAAGTAGTGAAGATGTGGATGAAATGCTAAATGTCAATAATACGTTTTCAGGAATTTAACTATAATGCACCGCTGCAAAGACACAAGCCCCGGTGTGTAAATCCTTCAAAGCTGAACGTTCATTGCTATCTTATTCTCCCCTGCGCACCTTCTGCAgagcctcctcctccagcttcctcttcttctccagcTGTTTGTTGCCAGCGGTAGCGTGCTCCTCCTGGGATCGGTTGGTAGATGTGTGGGCTTTCTGgtactcctctctcctctgggCCTTCAGCACTCGTGCTTTACGCAAGGTTGCCACGGCCTCTTGCTGCCAAACCACACAGATAGACCATAATGTGATTCAAATCCAACATAGGGGTTAAACAGTTATCATAAGCATAGTCAGGCACACCTTTCTGGTTGAATCACATGAGAAGTGACTGTAAACACTGCTACCAGGGCTCGTTTCTTTTTAACCATCcagaaaatatattgttatagATAACTGATGATGCAAATTACTATCTAGTTTGCGCTTTAGCTGATTTGTATTCCATAGAAGTAGCTTTACTGAtattaataaatgcaaaaaggAAGAGGGGTTGCATTGATTCTGAGCTAATAGCGTGTATTAAACAGGGACATGTCACAAACCATTTTCTTTTGTTCCCTCTGCCACTGCTCCTTGATGTCTTTCCTCAACTTGTCAAGTTCATTCTTACGAGCCAGAAGAGGCTGGAGAAAGATGGACAACGATTCAATGAGGTAGAGAATTTCATAATCATTTCATGCTTTTCTAAATAAAGCCTTAAGATAAATGATATGTATGTTCATCATATCAGAAATGCTTGTTTTCTGGTCTGCAAGTTCTGTTATGGAATATTGCACTTTTTCAAGCCCCACTGTATTAAAATACAGGGATTTTATTTATGTGCACTCTTGACTTGCATTACTCACTGTTACCTGTATGTATTTATTGGTCTGAAGAGCCATTGCAGTTTGAGTAAGCAGCTGTTTGTATTCAAAGTCGTTCTTGAATGTGGAAACGTAGATATCACTGAATGGCATGTAGTccttggaaataaaaaagaaattggcAATGTTCAatcaaacacaagaaaacataTACTGCAtacacattataaataaaggatttataTAAAAAGGCTATTTTCTTACCTGTTGACTGGCCAGTGTCTTAGCAGACTCTGCCATTTTGGCAAAACTTTTGGCATACTCAAtatctgaaaacaaa contains these protein-coding regions:
- the LOC134865633 gene encoding rho GTPase-activating protein 29-like isoform X3 — protein: MGDVDGGPGLGIPQTRRSRSFDNLSLDPEGYLSEKNDLVGPEAPLSREEEVDLTLLKHDSGVESALLYAKAWSRYIKDLLAWMEKRLTMDIEYAKSFAKMAESAKTLASQQDYMPFSDIYVSTFKNDFEYKQLLTQTAMALQTNKYIQPLLARKNELDKLRKDIKEQWQREQKKMQEAVATLRKARVLKAQRREEYQKAHTSTNRSQEEHATAGNKQLEKKRKLEEEALQKAEEAQDQYQSCMADAGVRKMDLANAKSTILTQIRETVFQCDLTLKAVTVNWFQMQQAQTVSLPAHYQALSESTKLYEPGECYAEFVRNLPKNLPKERLHSDSTSSDNARFVFNKRSVGSSHSSHGNLSQASIYSGDVLSGDEADCALNRSAKISEGRSNSSTDIQALRSQATLRAWASGTQGSQGGMCSDSESAGGSSESRSMDSPTASPGDFKRRLPRTPSTGTMSSADDLDEREQPSPSDNGLAEMVTETASSPGPFRNAQMSKASQTHKLRKLRAPSKCRECDSLVVFHGAECEECSLACHKKCLETLAIQCGHKKLQGRLQLFGIDFTQAAKNSPDGIPFIIKKCTSEIESRALNIKGIYRVNGAKSRVEKLCQAFENGKDLVELSDLSPHDIGNVLKLYLRQLPEPLILYRYYNDIIGLAKECQRVIVDEVDKPPTGEKGGASIQLNRVLFKIRDLLRQLPTANYRTLRFLVAHLHKVTEQAEENKMTASNLGIIYGPTLIKPRQTDAEVSLSSLVDYPYQALMVELLVRHFHTVFDVSLLPGSDITSGQASPRLTPQEKVQRLSRHSTSLMDIKESAKVYKRHSSVIPSSHIVNEIQEVQPGTDRTEDLVSDRLNGLQTSAEGDMQRSTLVFGRPSSTSPSTTAAPPKVQLRTQRTRYVSRPISMPLERLPNPAQISERNCRNTAAKDDPCSSERVTEPIQEIPEPEKARQSGSSRVSTYYITPFIDTHSMQRRTWDRKYKHYDVTPRTAKIVANLPPASSGIQPVKATMPVTLSPALTATVSPALTSTVPTTSSGSNMFSTNPYAMSKPVWISKRENDSDNSVSEASSSPKLPLTLRAPRTLQPPPGTFYKPPVSFNSRARTLPNWTTTVTTVTTTTTTTSPSLAPSTLTQVVTPTPALSTSPPLTPRLQTQDSTNSAIDPGVSTSASLSPPQSPPPSSPDDLSPSDTKPVYQRLRPRRMQELEHREAHFV
- the LOC134865633 gene encoding rho GTPase-activating protein 29-like isoform X2, with the translated sequence MIVMEDSIWDYNTFERINFKEVNPENTQAIFGEIHTSIDTLAFTFGNVVSDFLMGDVDGGPGLGIPQTRRSRSFDNLSLDPEGYLSEKNDLVGPEAPLSREEEVDLTLLKHDSGVESALLYAKAWSRYIKDLLAWMEKRLTMDIEYAKSFAKMAESAKTLASQQDYMPFSDIYVSTFKNDFEYKQLLTQTAMALQTNKYIQPLLARKNELDKLRKDIKEQWQREQKKMQEAVATLRKARVLKAQRREEYQKAHTSTNRSQEEHATAGNKQLEKKRKLEEEALQKAEEAQDQYQSCMADAGVRKMDLANAKSTILTQIRETVFQCDLTLKAVTVNWFQMQQAQTVSLPAHYQALSESTKLYEPGECYAEFVRNLPKNLPKERLHSDSTSSDNARFVFNKRSVGSSHSSHGNLSQASIYSGDVLSGDEADCALNRSAKISEGRSNSSTDIQALRSQATLRAWASGTQGSQGGMCSDSESAGGSSESRSMDSPTASPGDFKRRLPRTPSTGTMSSADDLDEREQPSPSDNGLAEMVTETASSPGPFRNAQMSKASQTHKLRKLRAPSKCRECDSLVVFHGAECEECSLACHKKCLETLAIQCGHKKLQGRLQLFGIDFTQAAKNSPDGIPFIIKKCTSEIESRALNIKGIYRVNGAKSRVEKLCQAFENGKDLVELSDLSPHDIGNVLKLYLRQLPEPLILYRYYNDIIGLAKECQRVIVDEVDKPPTGEKGGASIQLNRVLFKIRDLLRQLPTANYRTLRFLVAHLHKVTEQAEENKMTASNLGIIYGPTLIKPRQTDAEVSLSSLVDYPYQALMVELLVRHFHTVFDVSLLPGSDITSGQASPRLTPQEKVQRLSRHSTSLMDIKESAKVYKRHSSVIPSSHIVNEIQEVQPGTDRTEDLVSDRLNGLQTSAEGDMQRSTLVFGRPSSTSPSTTAAPPKVQLRTQRTRYVSRPISMPLERLPNPAQISERNCRNTAAKDDPCSSERVTEPIQEIPEPEKARQSGSSRVSTYYITPFIDTHSMQRRTWDRKYKHYDVTPRTAKIVANLPPASSGIQPVKATMPVTLSPALTATVSPALTSTVPTTSSGSNMFSTNPYAMSKPVWISKRENDSDNSVSEASSSPKLPLTLRAPRTLQPPPGTFYKPPVSFNSRARTLPNWTTTVTTVTTTTTTTSPSLAPSTLTQVVTPTPALSTSPPLTPRLQTQDSTNSAIDPGVSTSASLSPPQSPPPSSPDDLSPSDTKPVYQRLRPRRMQELEHREAHFV
- the LOC134865633 gene encoding rho GTPase-activating protein 29-like isoform X1, producing the protein MLRKGSSGSGGGGNKQTQGLPRHLTKTLTGSLSAGSTKTWDMGRSSKNPNPLSSMGLTSHLVGAPGVDPEYVMHLVNDVRGFADVLLNLKEAFQCKDNLEGLQEVVQERLAELLRVLKAVISKHQTLNSVDILGSAGTVIAKVKGINFKEVNPENTQAIFGEIHTSIDTLAFTFGNVVSDFLMGDVDGGPGLGIPQTRRSRSFDNLSLDPEGYLSEKNDLVGPEAPLSREEEVDLTLLKHDSGVESALLYAKAWSRYIKDLLAWMEKRLTMDIEYAKSFAKMAESAKTLASQQDYMPFSDIYVSTFKNDFEYKQLLTQTAMALQTNKYIQPLLARKNELDKLRKDIKEQWQREQKKMQEAVATLRKARVLKAQRREEYQKAHTSTNRSQEEHATAGNKQLEKKRKLEEEALQKAEEAQDQYQSCMADAGVRKMDLANAKSTILTQIRETVFQCDLTLKAVTVNWFQMQQAQTVSLPAHYQALSESTKLYEPGECYAEFVRNLPKNLPKERLHSDSTSSDNARFVFNKRSVGSSHSSHGNLSQASIYSGDVLSGDEADCALNRSAKISEGRSNSSTDIQALRSQATLRAWASGTQGSQGGMCSDSESAGGSSESRSMDSPTASPGDFKRRLPRTPSTGTMSSADDLDEREQPSPSDNGLAEMVTETASSPGPFRNAQMSKASQTHKLRKLRAPSKCRECDSLVVFHGAECEECSLACHKKCLETLAIQCGHKKLQGRLQLFGIDFTQAAKNSPDGIPFIIKKCTSEIESRALNIKGIYRVNGAKSRVEKLCQAFENGKDLVELSDLSPHDIGNVLKLYLRQLPEPLILYRYYNDIIGLAKECQRVIVDEVDKPPTGEKGGASIQLNRVLFKIRDLLRQLPTANYRTLRFLVAHLHKVTEQAEENKMTASNLGIIYGPTLIKPRQTDAEVSLSSLVDYPYQALMVELLVRHFHTVFDVSLLPGSDITSGQASPRLTPQEKVQRLSRHSTSLMDIKESAKVYKRHSSVIPSSHIVNEIQEVQPGTDRTEDLVSDRLNGLQTSAEGDMQRSTLVFGRPSSTSPSTTAAPPKVQLRTQRTRYVSRPISMPLERLPNPAQISERNCRNTAAKDDPCSSERVTEPIQEIPEPEKARQSGSSRVSTYYITPFIDTHSMQRRTWDRKYKHYDVTPRTAKIVANLPPASSGIQPVKATMPVTLSPALTATVSPALTSTVPTTSSGSNMFSTNPYAMSKPVWISKRENDSDNSVSEASSSPKLPLTLRAPRTLQPPPGTFYKPPVSFNSRARTLPNWTTTVTTVTTTTTTTSPSLAPSTLTQVVTPTPALSTSPPLTPRLQTQDSTNSAIDPGVSTSASLSPPQSPPPSSPDDLSPSDTKPVYQRLRPRRMQELEHREAHFV